The following proteins are encoded in a genomic region of Terriglobia bacterium:
- a CDS encoding PQQ-dependent dehydrogenase, methanol/ethanol family — translation MAQRKISIVAAALALGVGAGFAAPGFHRAGNTKPGTAAQRGGVNGARIRNADQEPGNWMSHGRTYSEQRFSPLKLINDRNIGRLGLAWYYDLDTRRGQEATPLVVDGVMYFTTAWSKVVALEAATGKRLWTYDPKVPPEWAINACCDVVNRGVAIWGNKVYVGTLDGRLVALEAATGKPVWEKLTIDPKFRYTITGAPRVVKGKVLIGNGGAEMGVRGYVSAYDAETGKLVWRFYTVPGDPSKPFESPILEKAAKTWSGEWWKYGGGGTVWDSIVYDPDADLVYIGVGNGSPWDRRVRSPQGGDNLFLASIVALKPDTGEYVWHYQESPGDSWDYTSSQQIMVADLPIGGQVRKVLLHAPKNGFFYVLDRKTGELISAAPYTKINWATGVDMKTGRPIETPIARYPGSDPAPIIPGPGGAHNWQPMSYSPLTGLVYIPEQDTGFKYKSVDRFEPKTLGFNTATDTVAAALPQEPNIKKAILASVKGHLLAWDPVRQKQVWEVERPGAWNGGTLATAGNLVFQGTAGGNFEAYRADTGEKLWSAPAQTGVMAGPVTYTVKGKQYVAVLAGWGGAIPLIAGEVALQSGKVSNTGRLLVFKLGGKASLPAVHMEQPVLHPPASTATPATIQKGEQLFQGYCSNCHGDVAVSGGVLPDLRYSGMLDDDMWYSIVLGGMLKQAGMVSFAKELSREDAATIRAYVIFRANQSLAETK, via the coding sequence ATGGCTCAGAGAAAAATTTCCATCGTCGCGGCCGCTCTCGCTCTTGGGGTGGGAGCGGGATTCGCTGCACCTGGGTTTCACCGTGCCGGCAACACCAAGCCCGGAACAGCCGCGCAGCGCGGCGGCGTGAACGGCGCGCGCATCCGCAACGCCGACCAGGAGCCGGGAAACTGGATGAGCCATGGCCGGACCTACAGCGAACAGCGCTTCAGCCCGCTCAAGCTGATCAACGACCGGAACATCGGCCGGCTGGGGCTGGCGTGGTACTACGATTTGGACACGCGGCGCGGCCAGGAGGCCACACCGCTGGTCGTCGACGGCGTGATGTACTTCACGACGGCCTGGAGCAAAGTCGTGGCGCTGGAGGCTGCGACCGGCAAGCGGCTGTGGACTTACGATCCGAAGGTGCCCCCGGAATGGGCCATCAACGCCTGCTGCGACGTGGTCAATCGCGGCGTGGCCATCTGGGGCAACAAAGTCTACGTAGGAACGCTGGACGGCCGGCTGGTGGCGCTGGAGGCCGCCACGGGCAAACCGGTGTGGGAGAAGCTCACCATCGACCCCAAGTTCCGCTATACCATCACCGGCGCACCGCGGGTAGTCAAAGGCAAAGTGCTGATCGGCAACGGCGGCGCAGAGATGGGCGTGCGCGGCTACGTCTCCGCCTACGATGCGGAGACCGGCAAGCTGGTCTGGCGCTTCTACACCGTGCCCGGGGATCCCTCCAAGCCGTTCGAAAGTCCCATCCTGGAAAAAGCGGCGAAGACGTGGAGCGGCGAGTGGTGGAAGTACGGCGGCGGGGGCACCGTCTGGGATTCCATCGTCTACGACCCCGACGCCGATCTGGTCTACATCGGGGTCGGCAACGGCAGCCCGTGGGACCGGAGAGTGCGCAGCCCGCAAGGCGGAGACAATCTGTTCCTGGCTTCGATCGTGGCGCTCAAGCCGGACACCGGGGAGTACGTCTGGCATTACCAAGAATCCCCCGGCGACAGTTGGGATTACACCTCCTCGCAGCAGATCATGGTGGCGGATCTGCCTATCGGCGGCCAGGTACGCAAGGTTCTCCTGCACGCGCCGAAGAACGGTTTTTTTTATGTGCTCGACCGCAAGACCGGCGAACTGATCTCCGCGGCGCCCTACACCAAAATCAACTGGGCCACCGGCGTGGACATGAAAACGGGCCGCCCCATCGAAACGCCCATTGCACGTTACCCGGGCAGCGACCCCGCGCCGATCATCCCCGGACCGGGAGGCGCACACAATTGGCAGCCCATGTCCTACAGCCCGCTCACCGGCCTGGTCTACATCCCGGAGCAGGACACCGGCTTCAAATACAAATCGGTTGACCGCTTCGAGCCGAAGACACTGGGATTCAATACCGCCACCGATACCGTGGCTGCCGCGCTGCCCCAGGAACCAAACATCAAGAAGGCGATCCTGGCGAGCGTCAAGGGACATCTCCTGGCCTGGGACCCGGTGCGCCAGAAACAGGTGTGGGAAGTCGAGCGGCCCGGCGCCTGGAACGGGGGCACCCTGGCAACGGCCGGGAATCTCGTATTCCAAGGCACGGCGGGCGGGAACTTCGAAGCCTACCGCGCGGACACCGGCGAAAAGCTCTGGTCGGCGCCCGCACAGACGGGCGTGATGGCTGGACCTGTGACGTACACGGTCAAAGGAAAACAGTACGTAGCCGTCCTGGCAGGTTGGGGAGGCGCGATACCGCTGATCGCGGGCGAGGTTGCGTTGCAGTCCGGCAAGGTATCGAACACCGGCCGCCTGCTGGTCTTCAAGCTGGGCGGCAAGGCCAGCCTGCCGGCGGTGCATATGGAGCAGCCCGTCCTGCATCCGCCCGCGTCCACCGCCACGCCCGCCACCATTCAGAAGGGAGAGCAGCTGTTCCAAGGTTACTGCTCCAACTGCCATGGCGATGTCGCGGTGAGCGGCGGCGTCCTGCCCGACCTGCGATACTCCGGCATGCTGGACGATGACATGTGGTACAGCATCGTGCTCGGCGGGATGCTCAAGCAAGCAGGCATGGTCTCCTTCGCCAAGGAACTTTCCCGCGAAGATGCCGCGACCATCCGCGCCTACGTGATTTTCCGGGCGAATCAGAGTCTGGCGGAGACCAAATGA
- a CDS encoding methylenetetrahydrofolate reductase C-terminal domain-containing protein, with translation MELPNPLREALTAGRFCYVVELVASRLTREARLLDVASQLARVPGVVAGSITSYAGGALGHDPIRVGTAARARGLTPNIHITCVSRNRAAIRNTLEDLHALGLENVLALTGDYPKASGPQSAPPVFDLDSVQLISLLQELRQSGMAFWIGAAVSPFKYSEADCAYQYLKLTKKIAAGADYAVTQLGYDVRKFRELKRYLEERGIRTPIFGNVYVLSGKAAEKMAKGEPPGCWVSPELLEKIRSETQAADAGLAARLERAARMIAILRGLGYAGAYLGGNHRADHVRWMIRRSEALSVRWEEFAEEFAYAPKGGFYFYDSQPSPARGLGLIPRLLDTMGRLFPVNKEGKLRGFLSALLRWVDGSKVAARGLERLEFAIKSPLFGCQACGNCVLGHMEYVCPQTCPKGMRNGPCGGTLNGTCEVVEQPCIWVAVYDRAKAANRVDDLRTYIPPPNRALSKTSSWINYFLNRDSRPGKMPLPSLAPVRLITAETLAATHSASATATPATPPPEPPPSKLNAGRK, from the coding sequence ATGGAGTTGCCGAATCCGTTGCGGGAAGCCCTGACCGCCGGCCGATTCTGCTATGTCGTGGAACTGGTGGCGAGCCGCCTGACGCGCGAAGCCCGGCTGCTCGATGTCGCCTCGCAACTGGCGCGGGTGCCTGGTGTGGTGGCCGGCAGCATCACCAGCTATGCCGGCGGCGCTCTGGGACACGATCCCATCCGCGTCGGCACCGCCGCGCGCGCACGCGGTCTCACCCCCAACATACACATCACCTGTGTCAGCCGGAATCGTGCCGCGATTCGCAACACCCTCGAAGATCTGCACGCGCTGGGCCTCGAAAATGTCCTGGCTCTGACCGGCGATTATCCAAAAGCGTCCGGCCCGCAGAGTGCCCCGCCGGTCTTCGATCTGGATTCCGTCCAGCTTATTTCCTTGCTTCAGGAACTTCGCCAGAGCGGTATGGCATTTTGGATTGGTGCGGCGGTCTCCCCGTTCAAGTACTCCGAGGCTGACTGCGCTTATCAGTACTTGAAGCTGACGAAAAAAATCGCCGCCGGTGCCGATTATGCGGTGACCCAGCTCGGCTATGACGTCCGGAAGTTCCGGGAGCTGAAGCGGTACCTGGAGGAACGTGGCATCCGCACGCCCATCTTCGGCAATGTCTATGTTCTGAGTGGCAAGGCGGCAGAAAAGATGGCCAAGGGAGAACCTCCCGGCTGCTGGGTCTCTCCCGAACTGCTGGAGAAAATCCGTTCCGAGACGCAAGCGGCGGATGCAGGGTTGGCGGCACGCCTCGAACGCGCGGCCCGCATGATAGCGATTCTCCGTGGCCTCGGATATGCCGGTGCCTATCTGGGCGGAAACCATAGGGCCGATCATGTGCGCTGGATGATTCGGCGCTCCGAAGCCTTGTCCGTGAGGTGGGAGGAGTTTGCGGAGGAGTTTGCCTACGCGCCCAAGGGCGGATTCTACTTCTACGATTCGCAGCCCAGTCCGGCAAGAGGCCTGGGGCTTATTCCGCGCCTTCTGGACACCATGGGGCGCCTCTTTCCGGTGAACAAGGAAGGGAAGCTCCGCGGCTTTCTCAGCGCGCTACTGCGCTGGGTGGATGGAAGCAAGGTCGCGGCCCGGGGTCTCGAGCGCCTCGAGTTCGCCATCAAGTCGCCCCTGTTTGGCTGCCAGGCCTGCGGCAACTGCGTCTTGGGACACATGGAGTACGTTTGTCCGCAGACCTGCCCGAAGGGTATGCGCAATGGTCCCTGCGGCGGCACGCTGAATGGCACGTGCGAGGTCGTCGAGCAACCGTGCATCTGGGTGGCGGTCTACGACCGTGCCAAGGCGGCAAACCGCGTGGACGATTTGCGCACCTATATTCCTCCCCCCAATCGGGCTCTAAGCAAGACGAGTTCCTGGATCAACTACTTCCTGAACCGCGACAGCCGCCCGGGGAAAATGCCCCTGCCGTCGCTCGCGCCCGTGCGCCTGATCACCGCGGAAACTCTGGCGGCAACGCATTCTGCTTCCGCAACCGCAACACCCGCCACTCCGCCGCCGGAACCTCCCCCCAGCAAACTGAACGCCGGCCGCAAATGA
- a CDS encoding methionine synthase (catalyzes the formation of methionine from methylcobalamin and homocysteine), producing MSLPILPTTVVGSYSMPGWLERLKTEYFARRISRHDLDEIHDTAVKAAVKDQELAGVDILTDGELRRDNMIDYFVERLPGVQIDRSSKKFYYDFYDSAVRGTLPMAPLGLVDDFRFLRACTDRETKICITGPHSLTKRIRNEFYPSEEAFAMDIARVMNPELKELVKAGARFIQIDEPYYSGFPADLSWGVKALNALVEGVDAKIAVHICYGNRYGKPSWEGSYRYLFPGILDAKVQQLTLEFARRGGEDMDLFREFACPFELGVGVIDVKTQAVETPELVAERIRKALEVVPAERLFVLPDCGCFHLPRDVAFAKLSAMVEGTRLVRKELGH from the coding sequence ATGAGTCTTCCGATTCTTCCTACGACGGTGGTTGGCAGCTACTCCATGCCCGGCTGGCTGGAGCGGCTCAAGACCGAGTATTTCGCCCGGCGCATCAGCCGCCACGATCTGGACGAGATCCACGACACGGCGGTCAAGGCCGCTGTCAAGGACCAGGAACTGGCCGGCGTGGATATTCTGACCGACGGGGAACTCCGCCGCGACAATATGATCGACTACTTTGTCGAACGGCTTCCCGGCGTCCAGATTGACCGTTCCTCCAAAAAGTTCTATTACGATTTCTACGACAGCGCCGTTCGCGGCACTCTCCCCATGGCCCCTTTGGGCCTGGTGGACGATTTCCGTTTCCTGCGCGCCTGTACCGACCGGGAAACCAAGATTTGCATCACCGGGCCGCATTCGCTGACCAAGCGCATCCGCAATGAGTTCTATCCCAGCGAAGAAGCCTTTGCCATGGACATTGCCCGGGTGATGAATCCGGAACTGAAAGAGCTGGTCAAGGCCGGCGCGCGGTTCATCCAGATCGACGAGCCGTACTATTCCGGATTTCCCGCAGATCTGTCCTGGGGCGTGAAGGCCTTGAACGCCCTGGTGGAGGGAGTGGACGCCAAGATTGCCGTGCACATCTGCTACGGCAACCGCTATGGAAAACCTTCCTGGGAGGGAAGCTACCGCTACTTATTTCCGGGGATTCTGGATGCCAAGGTGCAGCAGTTGACACTGGAATTCGCGCGGCGCGGCGGAGAGGACATGGATCTCTTCCGGGAGTTCGCCTGTCCCTTTGAGCTGGGTGTGGGCGTGATCGACGTGAAAACCCAGGCTGTGGAGACACCGGAACTCGTGGCCGAGCGCATTCGCAAGGCGCTGGAAGTTGTGCCGGCGGAGCGCCTCTTCGTGCTTCCCGACTGTGGCTGCTTCCACCTGCCGCGGGATGTCGCCTTTGCCAAGCTTTCTGCCATGGTCGAGGGGACGCGGCTGGTGCGCAAAGAATTGGGACACTGA